From Aspergillus chevalieri M1 DNA, chromosome 4, nearly complete sequence, a single genomic window includes:
- the RPS16 gene encoding 40S ribosomal protein uS9 (COG:J;~EggNog:ENOG410PMZE;~InterPro:IPR000754,IPR020568,IPR014721,IPR020574;~PFAM:PF00380;~go_component: GO:0005840 - ribosome [Evidence IEA];~go_function: GO:0003735 - structural constituent of ribosome [Evidence IEA];~go_process: GO:0006412 - translation [Evidence IEA]): MASVPSVQCFGKKKTATAVAHCKQGKGLVKVNGQPLSLVQPEILRFKVYEPLLIVGADKFAGVDIRVRVSGGGHTSQVYAIRQAIAKSIVAYYQKYVDEHSKNQLKQALGQYDRTLLVADNRRAEPKKFGGRGARARYQKSYR, translated from the exons ATGGCTTCCGTCCCGAGTGTGCAATGCTTcggcaagaagaagacgg CTACCGCTGTCGCCCACTGCAAG CAAGGCAAGGGTCTTGTCAAGGTTAATGGCCAGCCCCTCTCTCTGGTCCAGCCTGAGATCCTCCGCTTCAAG GTCTACGAGCCCCTCCTGATTGTTGGTGCCGACAAGTTCGCCGGTGTCGACATCCGTGTCCGCGTCTCCGGTGGTGGTCACACCTCGCAGGTCTACGCCATCCGCCAGGCCATCGCCAAGTCCATCGTCGCCTACTACCAGAAGTACGTCGACGAGCACTCCAAGAACCAGCTCAAGCAGGCTCTTGGCCAGTACGACCGCACACTGCTCGTTGCCGACAACCGCCGCGCCGAGCCCAAGAAGTTCGGTGGTCGCGGTGCCCGCGCAAGGTACCAGAAGTCCTACCGTTAA
- the MRPL23 gene encoding mitochondrial 54S ribosomal protein uL13m (BUSCO:EOG092654LJ;~COG:J;~EggNog:ENOG410PN44;~InterPro:IPR005823,IPR005822,IPR036899;~PFAM:PF00572;~go_component: GO:0005840 - ribosome [Evidence IEA];~go_function: GO:0003735 - structural constituent of ribosome [Evidence IEA];~go_process: GO:0006412 - translation [Evidence IEA]), whose protein sequence is MSQTVGRTRLAYSRAWHHVDVGSDPRSLGRVASSIALFLMGKHKPIYDPSTDCGDYVVAVGCHDLRTTGKKRFQKLYYTHNTRPGSLKSMTMDKMIEKWGGGEVLRRAVKGMLPKNRLQAKRLARLKTFEGVHHPYKENIIKYGNQSVIGSLPEVQDAFKVEAAKEASS, encoded by the exons ATGTCACAAACCGTCGGAAGG ACCCGCCTCGCCTACTCTCGCGCCTGGCATCATGTCGACGTCGGCTCCGATCCCCGCTCCCTCGGCCGCGTCGCCTCCTCCATCGCACTCTTCCTAATGGGCAAGCATAAGCCCATCTATGACCCATCGACGGACTGCGGCGACTACGTTGTTGCGGTTGGCTGCCACGATCTGCGAACAACGGGGAAGAAGCGGTTCCAGAAGCTGTACTACACGCATAACACCCGGCCCGGTAGTCTGAAGAGCATGACTATGGACAAAATGATTGAGAAATGGGGTGGTGGCGAGGTTTTGCGGAGGGCGGTTAAAGGCATGTTGCCGAAGAATCGGTTGCAGGCGAAGAGGTTGGCACGGTTGAAGA CGTTCGAGGGTGTTCACCATCCGTACAAGGAGAACATTATAAAGTACGGCAACCAGTCGGTTATTGGAAGCTTGCCGGAAGTTCAGGATGCTTTCAAGGTTGAGGCCGCCAAGGAGGCGTCTTCGTGA
- a CDS encoding urate oxidase (COG:Q;~EggNog:ENOG410PFP4;~InterPro:IPR002042,IPR019842;~PFAM:PF01014;~go_function: GO:0004846 - urate oxidase activity [Evidence IEA];~go_process: GO:0006144 - purine nucleobase metabolic process [Evidence IEA];~go_process: GO:0055114 - oxidation-reduction process [Evidence IEA]), translated as MSSRLSAARYGKDNVRVYKVHRNPETGVQTVFEMTVCVLLEGEIDESYTKADNSVVVATDSIKNTIYILAKQHPVTPPELFGSILATHFIQTYRHIHAAHATVVTHRWARMDIDGKSHPHSFVKNGEETRTVQVDATEGVDIDIKTSIRGLTVLKSTNSQFWGFLRDEYTTLPETWDRVLSTDVAADWQWKRLRDLEDVRSNVPKFDATWEAARDITLKIFAEDNSASVQNTMYKMADEILAYQPLVETVEYSLPNKHYFEIDLSWHKDLKNTGENAEVYAPQTNPNGLIKCTVGRSPPDQVKGKL; from the exons ATGTCCTCTCGACTATCCGCAGCTCGCTACGGCAAGGACAATGTGCGCGTTTACAAAGTCCACCGGAATCCCGAAACAGGCGTGCAGACCGTGTTCGAGATGACAGTCTGCGTGCTCTTGGAGGGAGAAATCGATGAGTC GTACACAAAAGCAGACAACAGCGTCGTCGTCGCAACTGACTCCATCAAAAATACCATATACATTCTCGCTAAACAGCATCCCGTGACACCCCCCGAGCTCTTCGGTTCCATCCTAGCCACCCACTTCATCCAAACATACCGCCACATCCACGCCGCCCACGCTACCGTCGTCACACACCGATGGGCGCGCATGGACATCGACGGCAAGTCTCACCCGCACTCGTTCGTCAAGAACGGCGAGGAAACGAGAACTGTGCAGGTAGATGCGACAGAAGGTGTGGATATCGATATCAAAACGAGCATCCGCGGGTTGACAGTGCTCAAGAGCACCAACTCGCAGTTCTGGGGGTTCTTGCGGGACGAGTATACCACGTTGCCGGAGACTTGGGATCGGGTATTGAGTACGGACGTTGCTGCTGATTGGCAGTGGAAGCGGTTGAGGGATTTGGAGGATGTTCGTTCAAATGTGCCCAAGTTTGATGCTACTTGGGAGGCGGCGAGAGATATTACATTGAAGATCTTTGCGGAGGATAACAGTGCGAGTGTGCAGAACACGATGTACAAGATGGCGGACGAGATTCTGGCGTATCAGCCGTTGGTTGAGACGGTGGAGTATTCGTTGCCGAACAAGCATTATTTCGAGATCG ACCTCAGCTGGCACAAAGACCTCAAGAACACGGGTGAAAATGCCGAAGTATACGCTCCGCAAACCAACCCCAACGGCCTTATCAAGTGCACCGTGGGACGTTCGCCGCCTGACCAAGTCAAGGGGAAGCTGTAG